A region from the Halomarina litorea genome encodes:
- the hisD gene encoding histidinol dehydrogenase translates to MAHSHDDEVEYLKRTGDVSLDIEADVTDTVADILSRVRADGDEALRDLTRKFDDVDREALRVSDEEVEAAHEALTDDQREAVDATIANVREFHEEQREHIEGFEREFKPGVRLGQRVVPIESAGVYVPGGRHPLVAAPAMSIVPARVAGVERVVACAPPQREGSIQPAQLYAMDRAGADEIYCVGGAQAIGAMAYGTESVPAVDTVAGPGNVFVTEAKRQVYGHVGIDFLAGPTEVLILADDTADPELVATDLLAQAEHDPRSRPILVSTDRDLAEAAMAAVDDQFSRIDTEEVARESWADNGEVVLAPDVETAVRVANDYAIEHLQVMTEDPRSLMDDLYNYGSLFLGPHSPVVFGDKAVGTNHSLPTLEVARYSGGIWVGTYLKTLTHQELTAEGAATIAPHAARICELEGTHAHQLSAEARLGDGNGDSDARDE, encoded by the coding sequence ATGGCACACAGCCACGACGACGAGGTGGAGTACCTCAAACGGACGGGGGACGTATCGCTCGACATCGAAGCCGACGTGACCGACACGGTGGCGGACATCCTCTCGCGGGTCCGGGCGGACGGCGACGAGGCGCTCCGCGACCTCACCCGGAAGTTCGACGACGTCGACCGCGAGGCCCTGCGCGTGAGCGACGAGGAGGTCGAGGCGGCCCACGAGGCGCTCACCGACGACCAGCGCGAGGCCGTCGACGCCACCATCGCGAACGTCCGGGAGTTCCACGAGGAACAGCGAGAACACATCGAGGGCTTCGAGCGGGAGTTCAAACCGGGCGTGCGACTGGGCCAGCGCGTCGTCCCCATCGAGTCAGCGGGGGTGTACGTCCCCGGCGGGCGACACCCGCTGGTGGCCGCACCCGCGATGTCCATCGTCCCGGCGCGGGTGGCGGGCGTCGAGCGGGTGGTCGCCTGCGCGCCGCCACAGCGCGAGGGGTCGATACAGCCGGCCCAGCTGTACGCGATGGACCGCGCGGGCGCCGACGAGATATACTGCGTCGGCGGCGCGCAGGCCATCGGGGCGATGGCCTACGGGACGGAGTCGGTCCCGGCGGTCGATACGGTGGCCGGCCCGGGCAACGTGTTCGTCACCGAGGCGAAACGACAGGTGTACGGCCACGTCGGCATCGACTTCCTGGCCGGACCCACCGAGGTGCTGATACTCGCCGACGACACCGCGGACCCGGAACTCGTCGCGACGGACTTGCTCGCGCAGGCCGAACACGACCCACGCTCGCGGCCCATCCTCGTCTCGACGGACCGGGACCTCGCCGAGGCGGCGATGGCGGCGGTCGACGACCAGTTCTCGCGCATCGACACCGAGGAGGTGGCCCGCGAGTCGTGGGCGGACAACGGCGAGGTGGTCCTCGCGCCCGACGTGGAGACTGCCGTGCGCGTGGCCAACGACTACGCCATCGAGCACCTGCAGGTCATGACCGAGGACCCCCGCTCCCTGATGGACGACCTGTACAACTACGGGTCGCTGTTCCTCGGGCCGCACTCGCCGGTGGTCTTCGGCGACAAGGCCGTCGGGACGAACCACTCCCTGCCGACGCTGGAGGTGGCGCGCTACAGCGGCGGCATCTGGGTGGGGACGTACCTCAAGACGCTGACCCACCAGGAACTGACGGCGGAGGGGGCGGCGACCATCGCCCCCCACGCCGCCCGCATCTGCGAACTGGAGGGGACCCACGCCCACCAGCTATCGGCCGAGGCGCGTCTCGGGGACGGGAACGGAGACTCGGACGCGAGAGACGAGTGA
- a CDS encoding carboxymuconolactone decarboxylase family protein, translating to MDDTEGARVPLLDRTDLPEDYQYLMEEDVMGDLNLFRTMGHVPRVMQAYMRLGTALWNGGDLSTRERELAILAVARAQRSRYEWHQHVDIGREAGVTTEELRRIAHADETGFPEREQAVMRYAEAVAAGTVTGPLFEAAREVTDTETVVALTLLAGHYLLTARFLDALSVPVDDPFVGWDPEA from the coding sequence ATGGACGACACCGAAGGCGCACGCGTGCCGTTGCTCGACCGGACGGACCTGCCCGAAGACTACCAGTACCTCATGGAGGAGGACGTGATGGGCGACCTGAACCTGTTCCGGACGATGGGGCACGTGCCGCGGGTCATGCAGGCGTACATGCGACTGGGGACGGCGCTGTGGAACGGGGGCGACCTCTCGACGCGCGAACGCGAACTCGCCATCCTCGCGGTGGCCCGCGCCCAGCGCTCGCGCTACGAGTGGCACCAGCACGTCGACATCGGCCGCGAGGCGGGCGTCACCACCGAGGAACTGCGCCGCATCGCCCACGCCGACGAGACGGGGTTCCCCGAGCGCGAACAGGCCGTCATGCGCTACGCGGAGGCCGTCGCCGCGGGCACCGTCACGGGACCGCTGTTCGAGGCCGCCCGCGAGGTGACCGACACGGAGACCGTCGTGGCGCTGACGCTCCTCGCGGGCCACTACCTGCTGACGGCACGGTTCCTCGACGCGCTCTCGGTGCCCGTCGACGACCCGTTCGTCGGGTGGGACCCGGAGGCCTGA
- a CDS encoding winged helix-turn-helix domain-containing protein yields MAPTDVQRAVLRLLAENELQLTPNNIARNTGYSAGYVRKQCVSLAEEGYLVRDDDGTNPFYEITPAGRTYLNGK; encoded by the coding sequence GTGGCCCCCACAGATGTTCAGCGAGCGGTCCTGCGGCTCCTCGCCGAGAACGAACTCCAGTTGACGCCGAACAACATCGCCCGGAACACGGGGTACAGCGCCGGCTACGTCAGGAAGCAGTGCGTCTCGCTCGCGGAGGAGGGGTACCTCGTACGCGACGACGACGGGACGAACCCGTTCTACGAGATCACTCCGGCCGGACGGACGTATCTGAACGGGAAATAG
- a CDS encoding NUDIX hydrolase, producing MTDELAWETLDSRVAYECPGFDVVHDEVRLPDGTETDFDYLSEPPAVVVLPFTSAGDVVLIEEWRHAVGRVNRGLPVGTVEPDDDDLTAAARRELAEETGHEAGRVEPLTTVEPANGIANSVHHYFVAHDCEPTAEQDLDFNESIRVVESGYEEFRAAVRSGEVRDGRAVLGVLYYETFEE from the coding sequence ATGACCGACGAACTCGCGTGGGAGACGCTCGACAGTCGCGTCGCCTACGAGTGTCCCGGCTTCGACGTCGTCCACGACGAGGTGCGCCTCCCCGACGGGACGGAGACGGACTTCGACTACCTCTCGGAACCGCCCGCGGTGGTGGTTCTCCCGTTCACCTCCGCGGGGGACGTGGTGCTCATTGAGGAGTGGCGACACGCCGTCGGGCGCGTCAACCGGGGCCTCCCGGTCGGGACGGTCGAACCAGACGACGACGACCTGACGGCGGCGGCACGCCGCGAACTCGCCGAGGAGACGGGCCACGAGGCGGGACGCGTCGAACCGCTCACGACGGTCGAACCCGCCAACGGCATCGCGAACAGCGTCCACCACTACTTCGTCGCCCACGACTGCGAACCGACCGCGGAACAGGACCTCGACTTCAACGAGTCCATCCGCGTCGTCGAGTCGGGCTACGAGGAGTTCCGGGCGGCGGTCCGGTCGGGCGAGGTGCGCGACGGGCGGGCGGTCCTCGGCGTGCTCTACTACGAGACGTTCGAGGAGTAG
- a CDS encoding DUF4870 domain-containing protein yields the protein MATTERTDHADAESSPTTHTTTTHATTDDGPDANLMGALSYVLGFVTGIVVYLVEKEDEFVRFHAAQSIAVSAILFGVSIALSVVGTAVSAMFFAGTGAFAVASLLSLLLGLVWLAVSLVGFVLWVYLIVRAYQGTTPRIPVAAGLADRMV from the coding sequence ATGGCAACGACTGAACGCACCGACCACGCCGACGCGGAGTCCTCGCCGACCACCCACACGACGACTACCCACGCGACGACCGACGACGGGCCGGACGCGAACCTGATGGGAGCGCTGTCGTACGTCCTCGGGTTCGTCACCGGCATCGTCGTCTACCTCGTCGAGAAGGAAGACGAGTTCGTCCGGTTCCACGCCGCCCAGAGCATCGCCGTTTCCGCCATCCTCTTCGGCGTGAGCATCGCCCTCTCCGTCGTGGGGACCGCCGTCTCAGCGATGTTCTTCGCCGGGACGGGGGCGTTCGCGGTGGCGAGTCTGCTCTCGCTGTTGCTCGGGCTGGTGTGGCTCGCCGTCTCGCTCGTCGGGTTCGTCCTCTGGGTGTACCTCATCGTCCGCGCCTATCAGGGGACGACGCCGCGCATCCCCGTCGCGGCGGGACTGGCCGACCGGATGGTCTGA
- a CDS encoding helix-turn-helix transcriptional regulator, which produces MGGTDTLIQLVRRSPLLSALREGPLDRRDIEARLDVSKPTVHRATKALTERGFVERDGSVFRLTRSGRVVAEAAEDFRRTATAADRLAPLLHAIDDADPTFDVAVEPFADARVTCSEPGHPYRPLNRFMTLVRETDRLRGFDTTTVAPGNVATIHERIVDGMVTEILYPPGVVEDVLGNDPERAREAVESGNLTLGLHESLPCGLALFDDRVGLGGYDAGTGTLSVFVDTDDPEAYAWGERTFERYRAAATPLTATEG; this is translated from the coding sequence ATGGGTGGTACTGACACGCTCATCCAGTTGGTCAGGCGCTCGCCCCTGCTCTCGGCGCTGCGGGAGGGGCCGCTGGACCGGCGTGACATCGAGGCCCGCCTCGACGTCTCGAAGCCCACGGTCCACCGGGCGACGAAGGCGCTGACGGAACGGGGGTTCGTCGAACGCGACGGGAGCGTCTTCCGGTTGACCCGGTCCGGGCGGGTCGTCGCGGAGGCCGCGGAGGACTTCCGGCGGACGGCGACGGCGGCCGACCGACTCGCGCCGCTCTTGCACGCCATCGACGACGCCGACCCGACCTTCGACGTCGCGGTCGAACCGTTCGCCGACGCCCGCGTCACCTGCTCCGAACCCGGCCACCCCTACCGCCCGCTCAACCGCTTCATGACGCTGGTCCGGGAGACGGACCGCCTTCGCGGGTTCGACACGACCACCGTCGCCCCCGGCAACGTCGCCACCATCCACGAACGCATCGTCGACGGGATGGTCACGGAGATTCTCTACCCGCCGGGGGTCGTCGAGGACGTCCTCGGAAACGACCCCGAGCGGGCGCGCGAGGCGGTCGAGAGCGGGAACCTCACGCTGGGGCTCCACGAGTCGCTCCCCTGCGGCCTCGCCCTGTTCGACGACCGCGTGGGCCTCGGCGGCTACGACGCGGGGACGGGCACGCTCAGCGTCTTCGTCGACACCGACGATCCCGAGGCCTACGCGTGGGGCGAGCGCACCTTCGAGCGCTACCGGGCGGCGGCGACGCCACTCACGGCGACGGAGGGGTGA
- a CDS encoding alpha/beta fold hydrolase encodes MRYTRRGVLGRIGGTVAGAVGLSGVVGATRPGPEPVLLVHGYGDTGETPWWEVLGGYLRDVGYPDSAIHVLSLGDLPGTTTDSPEEYAEAVKARLESVRDDHDSRVDVVAHSMGGLDTRWCVEELGGAHLVDDLITLGTPHQGTYAANLGALTEGGRDMRPGREFLTDLNDGSLAEGVSYTALWSRADELVVPSRYAALPEPELSSVESARNRVTGFQEHVQLVFDRAVFDQYYRRLD; translated from the coding sequence ATGAGATACACACGACGCGGCGTGCTGGGGCGCATCGGCGGGACCGTCGCGGGCGCGGTCGGACTGTCGGGCGTCGTCGGGGCGACTCGTCCGGGCCCGGAACCGGTCTTGCTGGTCCACGGCTACGGTGACACCGGCGAGACGCCGTGGTGGGAGGTCCTCGGGGGCTACCTGCGGGACGTGGGCTATCCCGACTCCGCGATTCACGTCCTCAGCCTCGGCGACCTGCCGGGGACGACGACGGACTCCCCCGAGGAGTACGCCGAGGCCGTGAAGGCGAGACTGGAGTCGGTGCGCGACGACCACGACTCACGGGTGGACGTCGTCGCCCACTCGATGGGTGGTCTCGACACCCGGTGGTGCGTCGAGGAACTCGGCGGCGCGCACCTCGTCGACGACCTGATAACGCTCGGGACGCCCCATCAGGGGACGTACGCGGCCAACCTCGGCGCCCTCACGGAGGGTGGACGGGACATGCGCCCGGGAAGAGAGTTTCTGACCGACCTGAACGACGGGTCGCTGGCCGAGGGGGTCTCCTACACCGCCCTCTGGAGTCGCGCGGACGAACTCGTCGTCCCGAGTCGGTACGCCGCGCTCCCGGAACCGGAACTGTCGTCCGTCGAGTCGGCGCGGAACCGCGTCACGGGCTTTCAGGAGCACGTCCAGTTGGTGTTCGACCGGGCGGTGTTCGACCAGTACTACCGGCGACTCGACTGA
- the tgtA gene encoding tRNA guanosine(15) transglycosylase TgtA, translating into MRDHFEVRDFDAGGRIGELRVPRAGVTVETPALLPVINPHIRTIAPAELESEFGAEILITNGYILHQSDDMREAALSRGLHDLYGFDGAIMTDSGSFQLAEYGEIDVTTPEILQFQHDIGSDIGTPVDIPTPPDVSREQAERELATTNEALAAAEGVDVGEMLVNAPVQGSTYTDLRERAARDAYATDLDVFPVGAVVPLLNAYRYDAMVDVVAAAKRGLGQDAPVHLFGAGHPMMFALAVAMGCDLFDSAAYALYARDDRYLTVRGTEHLADLQYFPCSCPVCTDNTPKEIRGCDDETRERLLARHNLHVTFEEMRRVKQAVRKGNLLELVDARARGHPAMLDGYRALLDHADRLERTDPVSKDAFFHVSAECSRRPEVLRHHERLARLDVEGDVLLSEGNKNDDYDATWRVVAPFGPFPRHLSDSYPLTAEVPERRSRDAYEAAAEGVRALVEANPDARFTLAHWRWPGSALERVPERVEMRPLGDRED; encoded by the coding sequence ATGCGCGACCACTTCGAGGTGCGGGACTTCGACGCCGGGGGGCGAATCGGCGAGTTGCGCGTCCCCCGCGCGGGAGTCACCGTCGAGACGCCCGCGCTCCTGCCGGTCATCAACCCGCACATCCGGACGATAGCGCCCGCCGAACTGGAGTCGGAGTTCGGCGCGGAGATACTCATCACGAACGGCTACATCCTCCACCAGAGCGACGACATGCGCGAGGCGGCGCTCTCGCGGGGCCTCCACGACCTCTACGGCTTCGACGGGGCCATCATGACCGACTCGGGCTCGTTCCAACTCGCCGAGTACGGCGAGATAGACGTGACGACCCCCGAGATTCTCCAGTTCCAGCACGACATCGGCTCGGACATCGGGACGCCCGTCGACATCCCCACGCCCCCGGACGTCTCTCGCGAGCAGGCCGAACGGGAGCTGGCGACGACGAACGAGGCGCTGGCCGCCGCCGAGGGGGTGGACGTCGGCGAGATGCTCGTCAACGCCCCCGTGCAAGGGTCGACGTACACCGACCTGCGCGAACGGGCGGCCCGCGACGCCTACGCGACGGACCTCGACGTGTTCCCCGTGGGCGCCGTCGTCCCCCTGCTGAACGCCTACCGCTACGACGCGATGGTGGACGTGGTCGCCGCCGCGAAACGCGGCCTCGGGCAGGACGCCCCCGTCCACCTCTTCGGCGCGGGCCACCCCATGATGTTCGCGCTCGCCGTCGCCATGGGCTGTGACCTCTTCGACTCGGCGGCCTACGCGCTGTACGCCCGCGACGACCGCTATCTGACGGTGAGAGGGACCGAACACCTCGCCGACCTCCAGTACTTCCCGTGTTCCTGTCCGGTCTGTACCGACAACACCCCCAAGGAGATTCGAGGGTGCGACGACGAGACGCGCGAGCGACTGCTGGCGCGCCACAACCTGCACGTCACCTTCGAGGAGATGCGCCGCGTGAAACAGGCCGTCAGAAAGGGCAACCTGCTGGAACTCGTCGACGCCCGCGCCCGCGGCCACCCCGCGATGCTCGACGGCTACCGGGCGCTGCTGGACCACGCCGACCGACTCGAACGGACCGACCCCGTCTCGAAGGACGCCTTCTTCCACGTCTCGGCGGAGTGTTCGCGCCGCCCGGAGGTCCTGCGCCACCACGAGCGACTCGCCCGCCTCGACGTCGAGGGGGACGTCCTCCTCTCGGAGGGCAACAAGAACGACGACTACGACGCGACGTGGCGCGTCGTCGCCCCGTTCGGCCCGTTCCCGCGTCACCTCTCGGACTCCTACCCGCTCACGGCGGAGGTGCCCGAACGCCGCTCGCGGGACGCGTACGAGGCGGCCGCCGAGGGCGTCCGGGCGCTGGTCGAGGCGAACCCCGACGCGCGGTTCACGCTGGCCCACTGGCGGTGGCCGGGGAGCGCACTCGAACGGGTACCCGAGCGCGTCGAGATGCGACCGCTCGGTGACCGCGAGGACTGA
- a CDS encoding sulfite oxidase, producing the protein MSDASDPTGDRLPGREEEIRDIVERKGGVAPVRDEDGRYTVVGAASRETFANWLTPVGEHFVCHRNLVPEIDADSWTVSVAGPDGDLTLSMEDIREEFPTVAVAHTMECAGNNRGQHVPETSSVQWGCDAAGTAFWVGTPLSSVLRRVGVEEAGSRWLTAIGGDSPDDEAFARSVPLGKALDDCLLAYGMNGDPLPEEHGYPVRVVVPGWYGVNSVKWVEELRVTDGMVREGSLDRPGTHAYWQQEAYRIHPEGVTPEENDSVDDPDTWAQLESEAVDHPYTFDQNVMSIIGSPSGEESVTPRGDTVEVLGVAWAGDDRPTRVEISTDQGETWDDASLFGPDYDCAWRLFRYTWRPNPGEYTLYSRATDERGRTQPPTISDPEDWETALDDGEYPWNEGGYAANAYEPNGVDVVVSE; encoded by the coding sequence ATGAGCGACGCGAGCGACCCCACCGGGGACCGCCTGCCGGGACGCGAGGAGGAGATACGCGACATCGTCGAACGCAAGGGCGGCGTGGCCCCCGTCCGCGACGAGGACGGCCGCTACACCGTCGTCGGGGCGGCGAGTCGCGAGACGTTCGCGAACTGGCTCACCCCCGTCGGCGAGCACTTCGTCTGCCACCGGAACCTCGTACCTGAGATCGACGCCGACTCGTGGACCGTCTCGGTGGCCGGTCCCGACGGCGACCTGACGCTGTCGATGGAGGACATCCGCGAGGAGTTCCCCACCGTCGCGGTGGCCCACACGATGGAGTGTGCGGGCAACAACCGCGGTCAGCACGTCCCCGAGACGAGCAGCGTCCAGTGGGGGTGTGACGCCGCCGGCACCGCCTTCTGGGTGGGCACGCCCCTCAGTTCGGTCCTCCGGCGCGTCGGCGTCGAGGAGGCGGGCAGTCGCTGGCTGACGGCCATCGGCGGCGACTCGCCCGACGACGAGGCCTTCGCGCGCTCGGTCCCGCTGGGGAAGGCGCTGGACGACTGCCTGCTCGCCTACGGGATGAACGGCGACCCCCTCCCCGAGGAACACGGGTATCCGGTGCGAGTGGTCGTGCCGGGGTGGTACGGCGTGAACAGCGTGAAGTGGGTCGAGGAACTGCGCGTCACCGACGGGATGGTCCGGGAGGGGTCGCTCGACAGGCCGGGGACGCACGCCTACTGGCAACAGGAGGCCTACCGCATCCACCCGGAGGGCGTCACGCCCGAGGAGAACGACTCGGTGGACGACCCGGACACGTGGGCGCAACTGGAGTCCGAGGCGGTCGACCACCCCTACACGTTCGACCAGAACGTCATGTCGATAATCGGGTCGCCCTCGGGCGAGGAGAGCGTGACGCCGCGCGGGGACACCGTCGAGGTTCTGGGCGTGGCGTGGGCGGGCGACGACCGCCCGACGAGGGTAGAGATATCGACGGACCAGGGCGAGACGTGGGACGACGCCTCGCTGTTCGGCCCGGACTACGACTGCGCGTGGCGGCTGTTCCGGTACACGTGGCGGCCCAACCCGGGCGAGTACACGCTCTACTCGCGGGCGACGGACGAGCGCGGACGGACCCAGCCACCGACCATCTCCGACCCCGAGGACTGGGAGACGGCCCTCGACGACGGCGAGTACCCGTGGAACGAGGGCGGCTACGCGGCGAACGCCTACGAACCGAACGGCGTGGACGTCGTCGTCTCCGAGTAG
- a CDS encoding aldehyde ferredoxin oxidoreductase family protein: MIHDEGSLLTVDLGDRTTTETDIDAVLEQFIGGRGVATALAHDRVPFDADPFGPENRLYFTTGPLQASQTSFTGRTNATAVSPLTGGLLSSNAGGFVSRNLKATGHAAVEIVGECDELVGLHVTDEGVEFEAVPDLDGALTSEVTEHVRETRDLDAENVVCIGPAGENRVRFACLMTTETRAFGRGGLGAVLGAKNVKFVTFDGDSAPELELPGDGASLHRDAATSDSVMKRQGTTSVTELANEVGALPTRYFAETTFEAAANIGGDAVEAKKYKKGTCSQCAFACKLPTRDEERGIETEGPEYETVMSFGSNAGVDDIVDVMQSNELCDEFGMDTISCGDTVSAYLAAEGEFGNVDLITETISKIAHREGIGDVLAEGVHRAHEQLGVEDWSVKGMEFSAHDGRTLNGQGLGFAVSNRGADHMYSTFYAYEYPLVAPDEAFDASGLTGKPEKLVELENKRALEDCGVLCRFSRGEMSEARFEEFFGADFGDLLDVGARVVELERHFNNERGFDRSDDTLPYDLPEFEAALDEYYEARGWNDDGTVPDSGGAGAAPADD, encoded by the coding sequence ATGATACACGACGAGGGGTCCCTGCTCACGGTCGACCTCGGAGACCGGACGACGACGGAGACAGACATCGACGCGGTCCTCGAACAGTTCATCGGCGGACGGGGCGTGGCGACTGCGCTGGCCCACGACCGGGTGCCGTTCGACGCCGACCCGTTCGGCCCCGAGAACCGCCTGTACTTCACGACGGGACCGCTGCAGGCCTCACAGACGAGTTTCACGGGCCGGACGAACGCGACGGCGGTGTCGCCGCTGACCGGCGGCCTGTTGTCGAGCAACGCCGGCGGGTTCGTCTCGCGCAACCTGAAGGCGACGGGCCACGCCGCGGTCGAGATCGTGGGTGAGTGCGACGAACTGGTCGGCCTGCACGTCACCGACGAGGGCGTGGAGTTCGAGGCGGTCCCCGACCTCGACGGGGCGCTCACCTCCGAGGTGACCGAACACGTCCGAGAGACGCGTGACCTCGACGCGGAGAACGTCGTCTGCATCGGACCGGCGGGCGAGAACCGCGTCCGGTTCGCCTGTCTGATGACCACCGAGACGCGGGCGTTCGGTCGGGGTGGACTCGGCGCCGTCCTCGGCGCGAAGAACGTCAAGTTCGTCACCTTCGACGGGGACAGCGCGCCCGAACTCGAACTGCCCGGCGACGGCGCGTCGCTCCACCGCGACGCCGCCACCTCCGACAGCGTGATGAAGCGACAGGGGACGACGAGCGTCACCGAACTCGCAAACGAGGTGGGTGCGCTCCCGACCAGATACTTCGCGGAGACCACTTTCGAGGCCGCCGCGAACATCGGCGGCGACGCCGTCGAGGCCAAGAAGTACAAGAAGGGCACCTGCTCGCAGTGCGCGTTCGCCTGCAAACTCCCCACCCGCGACGAGGAACGAGGCATCGAGACGGAGGGGCCGGAGTACGAGACGGTGATGTCCTTCGGGTCGAACGCGGGCGTCGACGACATCGTGGACGTGATGCAGTCGAACGAACTGTGCGACGAGTTCGGGATGGACACCATCTCCTGTGGCGATACGGTGTCGGCGTACCTCGCCGCGGAGGGCGAGTTCGGCAACGTGGACCTCATCACCGAGACCATCAGCAAGATCGCCCACCGCGAGGGTATCGGCGACGTGCTGGCGGAGGGCGTCCACCGCGCCCACGAGCAACTGGGCGTCGAGGACTGGTCGGTCAAGGGCATGGAGTTCTCCGCCCACGACGGGCGCACCCTGAACGGGCAGGGACTGGGCTTCGCCGTCTCGAATCGCGGCGCGGACCACATGTACAGTACCTTCTACGCCTACGAGTACCCGCTGGTCGCCCCCGACGAGGCGTTCGACGCCTCCGGACTGACGGGCAAACCCGAGAAGCTGGTCGAACTGGAGAACAAGCGCGCACTGGAGGACTGCGGCGTCCTCTGTCGGTTCTCGCGCGGCGAGATGTCCGAGGCGCGCTTCGAGGAGTTCTTCGGCGCGGACTTCGGGGACCTCCTCGACGTGGGCGCACGGGTCGTCGAACTCGAACGCCACTTCAACAACGAACGCGGGTTCGACCGGAGCGACGACACCCTGCCCTACGACCTGCCGGAGTTCGAGGCGGCCCTGGACGAGTACTACGAGGCGCGCGGGTGGAACGACGACGGTACGGTGCCCGACTCGGGCGGGGCGGGGGCCGCCCCGGCGGACGACTGA
- a CDS encoding bacterio-opsin activator domain-containing protein, translated as MRLELTAPLQALVLDSLKTLPTGSAVEFERMVPVNGAAAVYLAVTGPKKKVVTAAQRSVHVESLRFVEEAGDTSTYRMSWAGTVPPLIASLQETDGAMLSAVATGDSWTLRVRFPSHEAASEFYASSEGGDFGATVRRIISRESTHAAGGNALTTTQRDTLRCALEAGYYEVPRGATLGELAAIQGVSDTATSQRLRRGVGNLLRDTLDER; from the coding sequence ATGCGCCTCGAACTGACGGCTCCGCTCCAGGCGCTCGTTCTCGACTCGCTCAAGACGCTTCCTACCGGTTCCGCCGTCGAGTTCGAGCGGATGGTCCCGGTGAACGGTGCGGCCGCCGTCTACCTCGCGGTGACCGGCCCGAAGAAGAAGGTCGTCACCGCGGCGCAGAGGAGCGTTCACGTCGAGAGCCTGCGTTTCGTGGAGGAGGCCGGCGACACCTCCACCTACCGGATGTCGTGGGCGGGAACGGTCCCACCTCTCATCGCCAGCCTTCAGGAGACGGACGGCGCGATGCTGTCGGCTGTCGCCACCGGGGATTCGTGGACGCTCCGGGTGCGGTTCCCGAGTCACGAAGCGGCCTCCGAGTTCTACGCGTCCAGCGAGGGGGGCGACTTCGGGGCCACCGTCAGGCGCATCATCTCGCGCGAGTCGACGCACGCCGCCGGCGGGAACGCCCTGACCACCACCCAGCGCGACACCCTCCGCTGTGCGCTCGAGGCCGGCTACTACGAGGTCCCTCGCGGCGCGACGCTCGGCGAACTCGCGGCGATACAGGGCGTCTCGGACACCGCCACCTCACAGCGCCTCCGGCGGGGCGTGGGGAACCTCCTCAGGGACACCCTCGACGAGAGGTGA
- a CDS encoding TrmB family transcriptional regulator: MKTNEDAGDDPAAIAETQLKALGLSTYAARTFVALAELGMGTAEDVSRIVDVPRTRVYDAADELHEWGLVDVQRSTPRRFWPVSATTAERTLERAMHQRLSSLTEALDRLESTNHRDEQHGVWTITGQEEVTERVLEFVAHAEEEVVFMTVETLLDDELVDELRRAVDRGVSVHLGGISPEVQRHLREEIPSADLFESLWLWSDTPAGRLLMVDGETTLASVLVEGGRNGVRRETAIWGSGESNSLVVVLRAIFTWRLGDGGE, encoded by the coding sequence ATGAAGACGAACGAGGACGCGGGCGACGACCCGGCGGCGATTGCGGAGACACAACTCAAGGCGCTCGGGCTGAGTACCTACGCCGCCCGTACGTTCGTCGCCCTCGCCGAACTCGGGATGGGCACGGCGGAGGACGTCAGCCGGATCGTCGACGTCCCCCGGACGCGGGTGTACGACGCCGCCGACGAACTCCACGAGTGGGGGCTGGTCGACGTCCAGCGGTCGACCCCGCGGCGCTTCTGGCCCGTCTCGGCCACGACGGCGGAGCGGACGCTCGAACGCGCCATGCACCAGCGACTCTCGTCGTTGACCGAAGCGCTCGACCGCCTCGAATCGACCAACCACCGCGACGAACAGCACGGCGTCTGGACGATAACCGGTCAGGAGGAGGTCACGGAGCGGGTACTGGAGTTCGTCGCCCACGCGGAGGAGGAAGTCGTCTTCATGACCGTCGAGACCCTCCTCGACGACGAACTCGTCGACGAACTCCGGCGCGCGGTGGACCGCGGCGTCTCGGTCCACCTCGGGGGTATCTCCCCCGAGGTCCAGCGTCACCTCCGAGAGGAGATTCCGAGCGCCGACCTCTTCGAGTCACTGTGGCTCTGGTCCGACACCCCGGCCGGGCGACTCCTCATGGTCGACGGCGAGACCACCCTCGCGAGCGTCCTCGTCGAAGGGGGTCGCAACGGGGTGCGCAGGGAGACGGCCATCTGGGGGTCCGGCGAGTCGAACAGCCTCGTCGTCGTGCTGAGGGCGATATTCACGTGGCGACTGGGCGACGGCGGGGAGTGA